Proteins co-encoded in one Halococcoides cellulosivorans genomic window:
- a CDS encoding transcription initiation factor IIB has product MSETSLRSQSTVEEEEETEESDLVCPECSGKLVVDDEHGETVCEGCGLVVESGEIDRGPEWRAFDAQEKDEKSRVGAPTTNMMHDKGLSTNIDWRDKDAYGNSLGARQREKMQRLRKWNERFRTRDSKERNLKQALGEIDRMASALGLPENVRETASVIYRRALDEDLLPGRSIEGVSTSAVYAAARQAGVPRSLDEITEVSRVEKDEIARTYRYVVRELGLEVKPADPESYVPRFASDLDLSEEAEHRARELLQNAKEKGVHSGKSPVGLAAAAVYAASLLTNEKTTQAAVSEVADISEVTIRNRYHELLEAEQSIPMA; this is encoded by the coding sequence ATGAGCGAGACCTCACTCCGATCCCAGTCGACCGTCGAAGAGGAAGAAGAGACCGAAGAGAGCGATCTTGTCTGTCCCGAGTGTTCGGGCAAACTGGTCGTCGACGACGAACACGGCGAGACCGTCTGTGAGGGCTGTGGACTGGTCGTCGAAAGCGGCGAGATCGATCGTGGGCCCGAGTGGCGCGCGTTCGACGCCCAGGAGAAAGACGAGAAGTCCCGCGTGGGCGCGCCCACGACGAACATGATGCACGACAAGGGACTCTCGACCAACATCGACTGGCGTGACAAAGACGCCTACGGCAACTCCCTGGGTGCGCGCCAGCGCGAGAAGATGCAGCGCCTGCGCAAGTGGAACGAGCGGTTCCGCACGCGTGACTCCAAAGAGCGCAATCTCAAACAGGCCCTCGGTGAGATCGACCGGATGGCGTCGGCGCTCGGCCTGCCCGAGAACGTCCGCGAGACCGCCAGCGTGATCTATCGGCGCGCACTCGACGAGGATCTCCTCCCCGGTCGTTCGATCGAGGGCGTCTCCACCTCGGCGGTGTACGCCGCCGCGCGCCAGGCCGGCGTCCCCCGGAGTCTCGACGAGATCACCGAGGTCTCCCGCGTTGAGAAAGACGAGATCGCCCGCACCTACCGCTACGTCGTCCGGGAACTCGGCTTGGAAGTCAAGCCCGCCGACCCCGAGAGCTACGTGCCGCGCTTCGCTTCTGATCTCGACCTCTCGGAGGAGGCCGAACACCGTGCGCGCGAACTGCTGCAGAACGCCAAAGAGAAAGGCGTCCACTCGGGGAAATCGCCGGTCGGCCTCGCGGCGGCAGCGGTCTACGCCGCCTCGCTGTTGACCAACGAGAAGACCACTCAGGCCGCCGTCAGCGAAGTCGCTGACATCTCGGAAGTGACGATCCGCAATCGATACCACGAACTGCTGGAAGCCGAGCAGTCGATCCCGATGGCCTGA